In the Balaenoptera ricei isolate mBalRic1 chromosome 1, mBalRic1.hap2, whole genome shotgun sequence genome, TTCTTAAGCAGGCTGAAAGGGCTCTTTGTAATCGTGTTTAGATTATTGATTTATGTAGCAAATCCTTTCCCCTTTAAATAGTGGAAAGCTCAATTCCATTTCATTGATCAAAAATGTCCAATTAGTGGATAGAGGTTAAGCAAATTTTACCCTGATTGTTACTTTGTTGCAAATTAAAACCAGCTCTTATAAGAACCTTACCCAGTTCCACAGAAAAATATCTCTTGCTGCAAAGAATCTACCCTTCACTTTTTGGAAGCTGTAGATTACGTTTCAGAAAATTAcgtggaaaaaaatatgattagAGGGGTAAATGTCACAGTATAGCTATTCCAGTAGATTTGAGGACATCAAGTGCAACTCCAGCTTTACCGTGATAGTCACAGGGTCAGGGATACCACAGAGTCATTAATAACAAGCACAAAATCATGAAATGCATCCAATTTTAGGTGTCAGGTGAGAACGGTGGAGGTGTTGACCAGCATTTCAAACGCTGGCTTAAATCCCCTAAGAAGAGGGCAGGTGCTCTACAGAGCTCCTATTAACAAGTTGGGCCACTGACTTATCTTCTTactgaaaattaaaagtatatggTTCCCAAGGTTCCCTAAAAGAAAATCCTTGTGGAACGTCCAGGCTTGGAAGAGTCATTTCTTATACTATGACTTCTGAACTCAGAACATCATTGCTTTATTTCCTGCCCCACTCCCAACTTCATACGGCACTCTCGTGCCCCCAATCTCAGGAAGTCAGACTTATGGGCAGCAAACATCCACCAGGCTCTGCTGAGTTAGGAAACCATGTCCTAGTTGGCACTTGTGTTGTCAAGTTCATGTTCTAACTGATGGATTAGGGGAGTTGAAAGAAACGGTGTTGAGTTTGGTTACTTAATGAGTTGTTTTTATGTGTGCATGCTGTGTTTTCAAAAGCCGATGAAAAGAGAAATGACACTTTTTTCCCATGAAAAATCCAAAATTAGGGCAGTTAAAATATTGTTAAGAACAAAAGGCACAAGATTCCACTAATCAACCATGGATATACATTACTTAtcctttttttcctatatattcaATGCAAAGATAGGAAACTTCTTAGTgtacaaaattaaacattaatgaaagtggttgttttttaaaaaacactgtagATTAACATAACAACTAGAGATAAACTAAATGCCAGCAAACATTTTGGAACTACCCACTAGGGTATAAAGGGTATTTGAACATGATAGTTCTTtctgcattaaaagaaaaaaatcccctcTTGAGATTCAACAAATTTCTATTTTCATGACTATGTCCGAATCTTATGAAGAAAACCCAATGgagtctttggattttttttaacatagacttaactttttcttctaaaatgactCTCCTCATTAAAGAGAAAAGGCACAGCTGTTTTCAAACTCATTGTTTCCTCATATTTCCTTCAGAATCTGTCCTAACCCCTGGCAGAAAGATGGTTTCCATGTGAGACTATGTGAACGAGGAACACTTCCTAATCTCCTGTAAGACCACATTTGTAAAACTACTCTTCAAATCACCCgttgcaaaagttttaaaattgggaatGATTAAGGCTGGGGCAAAGATTATCGTAATGAAATTTAATATAATAACAGCTTAGCAAACTTTAAAGGACGTTGTTTTAGGAAGATGTGCATTTTATAGCAATTATACACAAGAAGTGAATATACACAGATGAGGCTCTGTATATTatcttgcaagaaaaaaaaagggaaaaaaatagttttgaataaACTATTTCAAATTGTTTGAATAGTTTATTTCAAACAATACAGCTCTTCTCTGTGAAAAACTTTGTGCTCTTGGCCTATTACACTTTTCAATCAAGTTGGGATTTAAAAAGTGACCTTGCAAGGAAGAAGTCAGGAACAAACTTGGTAAcacggaatcaaacctcagaggTGTGTTCTGTTGCAGTAACAGAGAGTAAGGACATCCTTTTCATGAGCAAATACCCTTCAAGTTACAAGTATTTCACAGTGAAAGGACTCTTTTCCCCTACATACAATTTAGCCTCTTCTCTGCTTTGCAGTCCCTCTAGGACAATGGATGAAATGTCTTTGTGAAACGGAGCTAGAAATAGTGATCCTTTGCTGTCCAGCAAtgaggaataatttttttaaaaaagttttctagTCCCAGGTAACAAATTCTCTAGAAAATTCCTGCATGAAAAATACAGTCAAATCAAAGTCCAAAGTCTGTAGATAAAATCAATGTGGCAAGGTTCCGGCCACAGTCAAGGTTGAGGGTAATTAAGcagaaggggtgggggtgggagggaagacaGGCCCCTCTGGCATGCTGGAACCAGAGCAGGTGCGGAGCAGCCCAGGACTGAGGCCCGAGGGAGAAGACAAAGgacttctcctctcctcctcctagGGCCCTTTCactccagtttttattttctaaatgaaatgaCAGCTCACCTGAAAGTCTTTCAGGTTGGACTCTCTGGAAAGAAGTTTGCTTCTCCTTTGCCCTTCAAGTCAATCTGTGTCCatgctcagttaaaaaaaaaaaaaagcaaaaaaaaaaaaccaacaaactttTGGGTCACTACATTTTCACTGGCCAACTTTATGTTTAcacatttcagaagaaaaacaaagaatctaGTGTTGGGGATTGTGAGTCCTATTTtcaagtgttcccttctcttccttggaTTTTTCTAACAGAATTAAGTGCACTACaagaagatcagctcggtgctttgtgtccacctacaggggtgggatagggagggtgggagggagatgcaagagggaggggatatggggatatatgtatacgtatagctgattcactttgttatacagcagaaactaacacaccactgtaaagcaattagactccaataaatatgtttaaaaaaaaaaaagaattaagtgcACTAGAGATGCACATATGATCCTGAACGTCAGGGTTACAAAGGAACTGGTCCGAAGAGGCAGCTTAGCAGCAGTATGTGTGGGAAAGACCTAGTGGGCTGAGTTTCCTTGAAGCTGCATGAGAGGCAGCTGTAAGGCTTGAGCCAGAAGTTATTTCCATCTCTAAGTGAACTACCAGAAGTACCATCCTGTCTCCCTGGGGCTGGTCCTCCTTCCTGTGCTGTATTGGAGTCTGTTTTGGGTACCACACTTGGGCAGGGAGTTTGATAACCTTACTTATCCAGAGACCATAATTGCTCAGTCAGTGTTTGAAATGCTTAAAACCTGGTCATGAGAAGAACAGTTGAGTGAACTGGGGATGTTAGTGGAAGGACATGATTACTGTTTTCAAATCTCTTTAGGGATGCCATCTGGCAGAGAGATGAAAGATGTGTGTTTTCACTTCAGAGAACAGAATGAGGACCAAACAGTGTAGAAAAACTACAGGACAACAGAGTTGGGTTCAACCAAGGTAGTCAGGTAGTAAGTTTCTTGTCACTGAAGTATTCAAGCAAAAGCTGGAAAGCTACTGAACGGAAATGTGGTTTGGTGCAGGTGGGTTGGAGTCAATGAATCACAAGACCCcttccaactcttttttttttaatatttattttatttattattatttctttttggctgtgttgggtgtttgttaCTGCgcacagctttctctagttgcggcgagcgggggctactcttcgttgcggtggcttctcttgttgcggagctcgggttctaggcgcgtgggcttcagtagttgtggctagcagggtctagagcgcaggctcagtagttgtggcgcacaggcttagttgctccgcggcatgtgggatcttccctgaccagggctcggacctatgtcccctgcattggcaggtggattctttaccactgcaccaccagggaagcccgcccttCCAACTCTTGACAGCTTTTTTCAGGTCCTGAATAATACGCAGATCTAAGTTGGAAAACCATTCTTAGAAAATAACTTTTGGAAAGAACGTTGTATTTAGGAATATTCCCTCCAATATTCTTCAGAGGACCAAACTTCCCAGAATGAAGAAGAATGCAGTGGAACTCTCCCTGTCTGGGGCAGGAATGCACACAGTATCAGATGACACCCTGTAAGGAGGTTACGTCATCTGAAGAATTACCCAGAAAGTGTGCTCCAACAGCTCAAGGACTGGAGCTTGAGTTAATACAAGACACATGAGTGTCATTTAAGATGATGGCTGCAGGCTCAGCATTTCCAGGTGTTAGTTGCCCAGTAAAATCATCCGTGCACATTCTGAGACACTTGAACCCAGGAGAAAGCAGCCGTCTGGACACATCCCCTGAGGGGCAGAGATGGAAACAAACCTGCATAGAACAAGTTCCTCTATTCTGACTGCTTCAAGGGGCTGGGGCTCATCTGACCTGGGGCTCTCTTGGTCAAGATGCAACTTATCTTAAGAAATgtagcacagggcttccctggtggcgcagtggttgagaatctgcctgccaatgcaggggacacgggttcgagccctggtctgggaagataccacacgccgtggagcaactgggcccatgagccacaactactgagcctgcgcatctggagcctgtgctccgcaacaggagaggccacgatagtgagaggcccgcgcaccgcgatgaagagtgcccccacttgctgcaactggagaaagccttcgtaaaagaaatgaagacccaatacagccaaaaataaaaaataaataaataaataaagaatttttaaaaaataaaaaaaataaaaagaaatgtagcaCAATTTCAGGTAATCACCTCTCTTCATCTGTGGTTTCCCTTCTGTGACACTAACATCACTGTCGCCTGACACAAGATGGTGCCCATGATTCCTGAGTGAATAGATGTAACCATGGAACAACTGTACATTTTGGCTAATGTGGACAAAAGACACCAATTTGGATACAAATGGGTCATTGGCTTCATGTAAAGTCTACCCGTGCAGACAGGTGGAATGCACTATTTAAATGCTTGGCGATTCATTTCTGAATGAAGCCTCaccaaaaatagaaattttaatgtTGTTTAGTTACTGGAGCCCAACTGAAGTAGCTCTCTTAAAATCAGTGTTTGTTTTGAGCCATCAAAAGTCCTTATTACTGACAACCAAAGGCACCAGAATAAGGGTATCAGGTAAATACAACTGTCAGGGAGAAATGAAAGTTCTAGATAATTCAAACTCTAAATTTCTGACTCACTGCtatgagaggggagagagagagagacaataacTTTTCAAGCTgggtataaatgtaaaaaaacaactgtactttttgaaaatataaaattccaaATGGCTAACACTTATTAGATAAGTGAGTTTGTTGATTgttcatatggaatctaaaaatatctcATGGTTTTTGACAAAGTTAAACATGCTTGTTCCTGTATTTTTGGACTCCCTTTCTAAACTTCTGGATTTGACTTCCATTTCAAAGGAACAATTGAGGCACTGGTTtaatacaatatttattaaagTGTTTTTATTAACAAACTTTCGCCGGAAAGTTCCGAGTGTGTTAATACAGCAGGCACGTTGGCTTCAATGTTTGGTATTTGACAGTCCACAGAATTGCACTTAACTCTCACAATTCTGCCACAACTTTGTGGATTGTTTGGGCAGGACCTACAACCAGCCTCCCCCATTAAATGGTTAAAGATGAATTTGGGTTCATTCTGATTTAAGTGTTGTGAGTTTACGATGACATCCTTCTGTGACAGGCTTGGCTCCACTTGCCTTTCTGCCTTGTCAGTCGGACTCACTGAACTGGAGTCCTTGTTTGCAGCCCCTCCACTGCCCTCCGCGTTCCCGATGTCTCTGTCTTTACAGAGTCCCCTTTGGTGACTCTCAGGTGCACAGCATGCTTTGTGTAAAGCTCCAGCGCTTCTGCAGACCAGTGACGACGGCTCTGCCATCTTTGGAAGATGCTCTTCTAGGCTCTGAAGACTGTGTACGCTGGTCTTACCGAGTTTTTCTTGGGCCTGAATGTGCTGACCCGGGTGGTGGAAAAAACTCCTGGGCAGAGAATTCTGCATTCCAGGAGGTTTCACTCTGCCCTGTAGGCAGGGACAGTGGTGGATGTGTGGGATGGGATGCACGAAGCCCTCGGCGGCTTGGTGTGCAGCCTTCAGAGGGGCCAGGCCCTTCTGGACGTGCATGAAGCTGCTGGCAGTCGGAGCGCAATGGTGGCACAAGCAGTCACCCATCTGCTGGCAAGACGGCAGGCCATATTTCAAAGGTTTGTAGGCATTTGGGCAGCTACATCTCTGATTCAGAGAGAAGAAGTGACACATGGTGTGCTGTTCAAGAGAGGGCTGCAACAAGGCAGAGCTGGTTTCATGTTTGGTGCTTTTGTTGAGTTCGCTGTTGTAAGCTGCGTGTACAGGCATCCCTAAATTCTTTGCCTGGCTGTTGAAAAATTCAGAGCAGATGTGGGTCTCTTCGTAAGTGGTCTTCTCGGAGGCCATACAGCTGTGGGCTGCCAGAGGTTCTAATTCGTAAAACTCGTGCTCCATTTCAGCTTTTTGGCCCCTGGGATCTAAATGATAAGCATTCACGGTGTGTGTCTTGCTTTGTCCCTTGTCACCAGGACTTGTCGACAAGGTGTGGGAGAAGGCACTGCACTGGAGTTTTTTAGGTAAAGGAATCTGACCACAGGTACCCTGTGGCCCAAGGCACCGGCACATGCACTGAAAAAAGAAGGTGGCGAAAGCCCAGCTGATACACATGATGAGCATCATGAAGGTGCCCAGCTGGGTGTAAGCCAGAACCGTGGAGGGCATCATCATGGCCCCAGCCACGAAGGTGGTGAGTGCGGCCATGGCAATGGCAGAGCCCATGCGACTCAGAGAGAAGATCACCTTCCCTTCTCGGTCGGCATCCGGGGCCAAGCGGTAAGCAACCCCGTAATGGACGGCAAAGTCTACAGACAGGCCGACCGCAACCGAAATAGTGACCGACTCCAAAACGTTTAGCTCCCAGCCCAGCAGGACGAGAGAACCAACGGTGACGAATATAGTCCCGGCGATCGAAATGATGGCGTAAAGGCTTATGATGACGTTCCAGGTCGTAAGCAGCATCACACTAAAGGCCACGGCCACGGAGAGCCCCATGGCGATGAGGGTGCCGTCGGAGAGGCTGTCCTGGAGGTCATAGAACTCCAGATTGCTGACAAACCAGCCGTGGCTGAGGCCCTCGGGTGCAGAACTCAGCTCGTTGGAAATCCACGAGTCCACCTCTTTATAAAACTGATGCATCTTTTCGTAAGCCAGTGTGAAGAGGTAGGTGCTTTGGAACTCTAGCACGACTGCCCTGATGGTGTCATTGATATCAAACCTCGGCCCTGGGGTTTTGCTATCCAAATGGTAGCCCGTACTCCTCTCCAGCTCCATGATGGCTCTCTTGATGCACAGTTCGAAAATCTCTTGCTTATAGGGGAAGCTCCAGTGGCTGCAGCACGGGTACAGGGTAGGCTCGTCGCAGTCCTGGTTTTCCATCCACTGCTTGAAGGTCTCAATGAAGCAGCTGGTGAAGTCCTGTTCGTCAGTCTGGTGAAAGAATGTCTGATTTCTCAGTTTTTGACAGAACTGCAAAATCCAGACCTGGGAAGCTGGGCTGGCGATGTTAAAGCCGCCGTCTAAGGTCAGCTTCCCTTTGCTCTTAGGGTTTAGGGGGTTGCCATTGTCTTCTGGGGACACACCCCAGATGACCGTGATGGGCATGTGGAGCTCCTCTCCGTGGTGGACGCGCTCGAACATGAAAAGCTTTTTGTACTCGGCGTCGTAACGTTCAAATGGGTGGGACGACCTGAACACCTGGAACTCGGACAGCTCCAAAGAGGGCAGCTTCATCTTTGGGTTTATGCAGACGATGTAGGCCCCGCCCACAGTTAAGGCCAGGAACCAGACCAGCCATAGGTAGCGAAACTTAATGACGATGCACGGCaacactttttcaaaaaaaattcgaGACGCTTCCGaaatggcaaaaaggactttgtgGCACTTCTGACAGGCCGCTGTCCAGCAGCTTTTGTTATCGTATATTTGCTGCTGGGGCTTCTTGAAGCAGCTGAAGATATTGAGAAGATACCGCTCGTGCAGGACAACCACGGCCGGAAGCCATGTGACCATCAAAACGTAATTCACCAGTATAGCTGTCCCCGCGTATACCCCAAAGCATCTGATGGCTGTGATATTGCTCACGTAGTTAGCGTAGAAGGCAGCCGCCGTGGTAAAACTGGTGACGAACATGGAGAGGGCGGCGTGTTGCAGCGTGACGCTCACTGTCTCTGAGGTTTCCGCGTGAGGCTTGTCAAATTTGGTGTAGTTCCAGACGTCACACAGGACAAAGGCATCATCCGCTCCAATGCCCACCAAAATAATGAGTGCGGTGAGGttcataaaagggaaaaattcaAAGTTAAACACCACGCGGTAGAGAAAATAGGACACGATCAAGGAACTGATGACGGCAAACATGGTCATCAGAGTGATAAACATGGACTTGGTGTAGACACACATGACTGAAAGGACGATCACGATGGCGATGGCAGGATACACAGTATCCATCAGAAGATAATCCTGAAATAAACTGTGTTTGATCCCAAACTCAATCCCGGTGATGGTGGTGACGCCGTCGGAAGCGTTCCAGTTTTCGAAGTTGTCCAAGTAAATGTTCATCATGCTCTCCCCTTTCTCTGTGGGTGAGAAGAGCATGCTGTACTTTAAAGCGGGTGTGTAGTCGGCTGTCTTTGGGGCCAGAAAGTCTTTGTCCACCAAGTAGTGGAGGATCTGGTACACAGCGTTGTACTTGGTACATTTCCGTGGCACGTTGGTGCACTTGAGCTGGTCCTTCCTCCGGGCTGCCATGTcccagcagtctggctccagggtgCCGTTCTGGTAGTGTTTGGCGCAGGTCCGAAGTAGCTTCAAGGTATGAGAAACGTCTCGCTCGACGATTTTCTGGCAGGATGATCTGTTGTTCAGAATAGCGATGTAGTTCCCCAGCGTCCAGCTGGGGCAGCAGGAAGCAGCTGTGGTCCTCTGGCAGAGATCACCAAACTGGGGATGAGCTCTGATCTGCAGAGACAGAGACACGCGGAAGAACTGACGTTTAAAATCAGTTCACAGAAAGGTCTGAATGACGGTGGCCTTGAGGGACAGGAAAGTTACAGAAGTTATAGAATCATCCTCTGAATTAGGTATCAGTTTGAACACAAGGTGAGATTTCCCCCCAGATCTGCTCTCTTCTGCTGCAGAGGGCTCACTAGGTTACTTCATTTTGAACAACAAACTCCTATTTGGGGATGACATACAAGTGTGAAACAATTTCAGTCAATGCCAGTTTggtttcaaaaaggaggtaaaatTAACACCTCTTTAGTAAACAAGCCTTTTCAAAGTCactttaaaaagcaatgaaatggaTAGGCTGTGAAGCTTATGCATGTATACCTATGGGATTAATTAAGAGAACAATTGCCCAATTGATATATAAAACGAATTTGTGGCTTTGCCTAAAATTTCTGGTAATCAGCATGAAATTTTTGGTGACAAAGGTACTATATTTCAATCAACTTGGAGGCAAAGATGATATTCTCTAGATAACTGTCAGACTCAAAAAAGTGATTCTGGTAATATCAGAGGAGTGATGCCAAAGACGCATGAAAAACCTGGAATAAAATTGTTTCCTGATATATGAGTAGAGGGGGAAAatgtttctaaattaaaattatatgtgtgtgtatatatatacatatacatacatatatatatatgatcttaaataaacatataaaagtaataaaatacttCAGTAGGAATTTAATTATTTCTTCCACATCTTTCAAAGTTTATTCAAGTTGGCTAACTCCCTCCTTTTGGGGAACTTTCTGTTTTGGTAAACAGGGGTCTGCTGCATATTAGTAAGTATAACAATTCTGGATTTAACATGGACAGTATTTCATTTAGAACACTATTCCTGGAGAAGGCTTTCCTTCTTATGGCTGTTCTTGTTATAGAAAATTGAAATTTGTTCCAATGTCAAAGCTGGCATTGCTAAGATTAGAGTGAAGCCTGCACAATCCCATCAtcttaaaaatctataaattacAAATGGCCCCTCTTCCCTGAGGGTGAGAATAAGAAATATCCCCCTGCTCTTGAGCCTGTCCAGAGACTTCTCTGGAAGTGCCAGGGCTAAAGACGACCCACTCCTATCACTTTCTCTCATCTCTATTTACCAAAGGTTGTTCCAGGGAAGAAACGTCAAAGTTCAAGAAGGGCAtgagtatcttttttttctaataagatTAAAACCACCCTTTCCCTTTTATTAAAGTAGGCTTTATCAATCATgcattgaaatattttctcaaagtaGAAGAGAAGTTGGCACAATTCACCTCTTTAGAACTTCGGCTTATCCAAGAACCAAGTTACTAGTAACTTGGCTATGAAGACACTTTACTGGGACTTATTCTGCAGGGGCAAGGTGTAGGTGAAAGGAGATTGGCCACGTATTGGGAATTGCTGAAGCTGGGTGACCTGCACATAGGGATTCATTCTACTATTCTACTTTTGCCTCTGTtggaaaatttccataataaaaggttgggtgttttttttttttttttttaagatactcTATTGGGGGTAAAGAAAAATGAGTCAAAGGGTTACTATACAAGTGTACTAAAATAATGTTGATTTTAACAAAGGTTTAATTTTTAAGCTCATTTTTAAAGAGTGATAATTACTTGACATTTCATAAAATAggataattaatatttaattgtttCTAGGTAAAAATATTCACATGTGCTAACTCAGGGGAAACTGAACCACCTAATAAATAACAGGAAACCCTGGAATAGCATCTCTCAGATAACCAGGTTTACCCCACAAAGAAATACCAGGCAAGTCCCTGGGGTCAGCCTGGTGAACTGAAAGAAAGGTAACGCAACCCCAATGTCTGACAGTTTTCAGATGGAAGAAAATGAACTGTATCCATTACGAAACCCACTATCAGCTAGAAGGAACATATTTGTACTTGCTCAAATAACCAAAAGCCAAAGATAAAGGAAATAGGGTTGCCAgctaaaactggaaaagaaagcaCAGAATTCTGTCCTTGAATAACCCTTTCAAAGAATTGCAGGGGTTTTTTATGTGTGTATCTGACCAAAGATTAAAAAGTTGGACATGACAAACACAGACTAAATACTACTTTGATGGCTGCTATCAAAAATAAATGCTAATGAGCCTCTGGAGGGCCAGTCCTCACATTCAAAGGTGATGGCTGATGTACaacctttggaaaacagtttttgaGGACTCTTTTATGGGGTAAGAAATAAGGACAGAGAGAAGACATTTATCCTGAGTTGGATGCCAGTGCCCTGAATCTAAAGGAATGGAGCTCAAGGATTGTCTAGGCTTTCAGGGAGTAtgtccccatccatccatccatccatccatccaaccatccaaaaggaaaagtatttattgagcacctatcaaGACAAATAAGGCAAAGTGGTCCCGCCCTCAAGTGGCTCACAGTGAGGCAgggaaatcagacaagaaaacaaaCCGCTACAATTCAACACGAGAAGCAGCATATTATGTGTAAGGGTCTATGTGAACCTGTGGACAGAGTGCCAAAGTCTGTAAGTGCGATGGGATAACGGCACAACTTAGTCATCTGGGACTGAGGTAACTCAACACAGAGTCATATTTTATATTGTGGGGCTTAAAGAGCTTGGCAAGCAGGTGTATCTTTATGCAGGAGGCAGCTGCATCTTTGCCATATTCATGGGAAAGGGATTGACAGGAATGATTTTGAAATCTttgaagtttataaaaataaggaTGGAGTTAATGAGAGTAATTTCTTGCAACTCTTATGAGTAATGCCCTTTTCATTCTAGGTATTCACAAACGCGATTTTTAGGGATCATTTTGCTTATGTGGTGATAACACGTCTTTGCACACTTCCCTAGTTAGATAGTAGCAGGGGTGGAGTTGGCTTCAAATAAGagcaaaggaagaggagagaaaaagaagaaaccagcagagttttaaatgataccttAACTTTCAAAACTAATGGCCAAGTTGGAGATATGTTAAGAAgctaaggggggcttccctggtggcgcagtggttgagaatctgcctgctaatgcaggggacccgggttcgaggcctggtctgggaagatcccacatgccgcggagcaactaggcccgtgagccacaattactgagcctgcgcgtctggagcctgtgctccgcaacaagagaggccgcgatagtgagaggcccgcgcaccgcgatgaagagtggcccccgcttgccacaactagagaaagccctcgcacagaaatgaagacccaacacagccaaaaataaaaattaattaattaattaattaatttaaaaaaaaaaaaaaagagaagatggagCTAGgagtaaagtacacaaaatacAGTCTCCACTGAAGGTAGGTCACACATTTGGCTCTAAGCTTTCTAGGAATCAGTATAAGGAAGAAATCGCAATAaagtttgttattaaaaaaaaaaaaaaaaaaagaagctaaggaaagaataaagggaagaaaattaGGCCCTTAAAACCAGGTTCAATCAACTGCTAGACACTCCTTCCCCACCCAAGTTCCTCATGTATTGAAAGTTGAAGGGAGcctagagaggaagaagaaagcaagagCTCCACAGCTCTCTTTAAAACAAGCATCAGGAAACACATTTCTGGGGTCCTCTAAGCATGTGAGGGGGGCATTCCAGCTGTCCACAAAAGCTACCTGAGTAAAAAGGGTCTTAGGCACCAAATTTCAAATCCCTTCTATAAGCTGATTCCTCTGAGCTCCAACATCTACACTATGTAAAGACTAAGAAATAGGGTAAAGGGCTTCCAGCAGAGTCAAGATTAGAGACACACACACTTCTTTGTTACTAATGACTCTCTGCCAGTGTGTCCCGTAGGAATGTCAAAGTGCAGAGAAAAGTAATGAAGAAGATCAGGGGAGGCAACTGAGGCTTCTTTTGAAAGAGTCTAAGAAAACAAGCATTTCTGTGAGGAGGTAGACGCAGCATCAGAAACAGAAGCTCTTCACTCTGGAAACCAGTGCCCATCTGAACTATAAGTGGCATGTAATTTAAATGGGATCTGGAATTTGAACTCAATGTATTATCAACACAGGCAGGCGACCACTGAAAGACCTGGTCTTGTGACATTGCACTGATTACCAGATGCTTTCTGGAGTCAACCCACCAACAAT is a window encoding:
- the DISP1 gene encoding protein dispatched homolog 1 isoform X4, whose protein sequence is MGKFWKHPVQKRKKSTQSSRLVMQNLQGSRNWSMAMNNGSNDFVVLSNGGIATSATSPRPLTPCDGDPAAQQLTPKEAPRTKTTCCLQPSPSFCLHHPWPDHFQHQPVPQHIANISPSRPFKLPKSYAALIADWPVVVLGMCTVFIVVCALVGVLVPELPDFSDPLLGFEPRGTAIGQRLVTWNNMVKNTGYKATLANYPFKYADEQAKSHRDDRWSDDHYEREKREVDWNFHKDSFFCDVPSDRYSRVVFTSAGGETLWNLPAIKSMCNVDNSKIRAHPQFGDLCQRTTAASCCPSWTLGNYIAILNNRSSCQKIVERDVSHTLKLLRTCAKHYQNGTLEPDCWDMAARRKDQLKCTNVPRKCTKYNAVYQILHYLVDKDFLAPKTADYTPALKYSMLFSPTEKGESMMNIYLDNFENWNASDGVTTITGIEFGIKHSLFQDYLLMDTVYPAIAIVIVLSVMCVYTKSMFITLMTMFAVISSLIVSYFLYRVVFNFEFFPFMNLTALIILVGIGADDAFVLCDVWNYTKFDKPHAETSETVSVTLQHAALSMFVTSFTTAAAFYANYVSNITAIRCFGVYAGTAILVNYVLMVTWLPAVVVLHERYLLNIFSCFKKPQQQIYDNKSCWTAACQKCHKVLFAISEASRIFFEKVLPCIVIKFRYLWLVWFLALTVGGAYIVCINPKMKLPSLELSEFQVFRSSHPFERYDAEYKKLFMFERVHHGEELHMPITVIWGVSPEDNGNPLNPKSKGKLTLDGGFNIASPASQVWILQFCQKLRNQTFFHQTDEQDFTSCFIETFKQWMENQDCDEPTLYPCCSHWSFPYKQEIFELCIKRAIMELERSTGYHLDSKTPGPRFDINDTIRAVVLEFQSTYLFTLAYEKMHQFYKEVDSWISNELSSAPEGLSHGWFVSNLEFYDLQDSLSDGTLIAMGLSVAVAFSVMLLTTWNVIISLYAIISIAGTIFVTVGSLVLLGWELNVLESVTISVAVGLSVDFAVHYGVAYRLAPDADREGKVIFSLSRMGSAIAMAALTTFVAGAMMMPSTVLAYTQLGTFMMLIMCISWAFATFFFQCMCRCLGPQGTCGQIPLPKKLQCSAFSHTLSTSPGDKGQSKTHTVNAYHLDPRGQKAEMEHEFYELEPLAAHSCMASEKTTYEETHICSEFFNSQAKNLGMPVHAAYNSELNKSTKHETSSALLQPSLEQHTMCHFFSLNQRCSCPNAYKPLKYGLPSCQQMGDCLCHHCAPTASSFMHVQKGLAPLKAAHQAAEGFVHPIPHIHHCPCLQGRVKPPGMQNSLPRSFFHHPGQHIQAQEKLGKTSVHSLQSLEEHLPKMAEPSSLVCRSAGALHKACCAPESHQRGLCKDRDIGNAEGSGGAANKDSSSVSPTDKAERQVEPSLSQKDVIVNSQHLNQNEPKFIFNHLMGEAGCRSCPNNPQSCGRIVRVKCNSVDCQIPNIEANVPAVLTHSELSGESLLIKTL